From a single Apium graveolens cultivar Ventura chromosome 2, ASM990537v1, whole genome shotgun sequence genomic region:
- the LOC141688054 gene encoding uncharacterized protein LOC141688054, with the protein MEQESFSLESSKSTTRNKPQKRQKRDEISHRLFHILRQPTSAMDSRYLQGMDQQKPLSRYTKLSPYLDTNISHLVIGIASSSKSLRSRKPYIKSWWIPNVTRGFIFLDRAPDKHLPWPSSMPPYRISEDTSRYNAFNMHKVRHVIRITRVIEELYNAENGDDVRWYVIADDDTILFVNNIAKVLRKYDHNKYFYVGMPSECIDSNALFSFNMAFGGAGYALSYPLARLVAKNLDLCLKRYPTMYGSDQIMHSCIADLGVSLTLEKGFHQIDLHRDIFGLLSAHPQSLTLSLHHLDAVDSIFPSMNRIESVNHLMKAAKADESRLLQQTICYEMHKKWTFSISWGYSIQIYEAIIPPSILQVPLETFSPISRMLWPIYMFQTRRVSNTSCEAAHVFFFNSIEETAGNHLETVYIRSSARGLPACSSRGNHSADHISEIRVLAPMRRDNVDRSRRECCDCMGMDIYSATLKLKSCSEVGILP; encoded by the exons ACGAAATTAGTCATAGATTGTTTCACATTCTCCGCCAGCCAACATCAGCAATGGACTCTCGCTATTTGCAG GGCATGGATCA GCAAAAACCGTTGTCTAGATACACTAAATTATCCCCATACCTTGATACCAACATTAGCCATTTAGTTATTGGTATCGCAAGTTCGTCAAAGTCATTGAGAAGTAGAAAACCGTACATCAAGTCATGGTGGATACCAAATGTGACTCGTGGCTTCATCTTCCTCGACAGAGCTCCTGATAAGCACCTTCCATGGCCATCTTCTATGCCACCATATCGGATTTCAGAGGACACTTCGAGGTACAATGCATTTAACATGCACAAAGTACGACATGTAATCCGTATAACACGTGTGATCGAGGAATTATATAATGCAGAGAATGGAGATGATGTGAGATGGTATGTTATTGCTGATGATGATACTATACTTTTTGTCAATAACATTGCAAAGGTTTTGAGAAAGTATGACCATAATAAGTATTTTTATGTTGGGATGCCTTCGGAGTGCATTGACTCCAATGCTTTGTTTTCGTTTAATATGGCATTTGGAGGAGCTGGTTATGCTTTGAGTTATCCTTTGGCTAGGTTAGTTGCCAAGAATTTAGATCTTTGTCTTAAAAGATATCCAACTATGTATGGAAGTGATCAAATTATGCATTCTTGTATTGCTGATCTTGGAGTTTCACTAACCTTAGAAAAAGGATTTCACCAG ATTGATTTGCATCGTGACATATTTGGATTACTTTCAGCTCATCCACAATCTCTTACTCTCTCACTTCACCATCTTGATGCAGTAGACTCTATATTTCCTTCCATGAATCGTATCGAATCAGTAAACCATCTCATGAAAGCAGCAAAAGCAGATGAATCAAGGCTACTACAGCAAACCATTTGTTATGAAATGCACAAAAAATGGACTTTCTCTATATCTTGGGGCTACTCCATTCAAATTTACGAGGCAATTATACCTCCAAGCATCCTGCAGGTTCCGTTGGAGACATTTTCTCCCATCAGCCGAATGCTATGGCCAATCTATATGTTCCAAACTCGACGTGTATCAAACACTTCTTGTGAAGCTGCGCATGTTTTTTTCTTTAATTCTATAGAAGAAACTGCAGGGAATCATCTTGAAACAGTCTACATTCGAAGTTCAGCACGTGGATTACCTGCTTGTTCATCAAGAGGCAATCATTCTGCAGATCATATCTCAGAAATCCGAGTCTTAGCACCGATGAGGAGGGATAATGTG GACCGAAGTAGAAGAGAATGTTGTGACTGTATGGGAATGGATATATATAGTGCAACACTCAAGCTCAAGTCTTGCAGCGAAGTAGGAATATTACCCTGA